A single Brassica rapa cultivar Chiifu-401-42 chromosome A04, CAAS_Brap_v3.01, whole genome shotgun sequence DNA region contains:
- the LOC103865845 gene encoding stomatal closure-related actin-binding protein 2, whose protein sequence is MMISQASCFWEERLKNHNKTKDKILTMTKVCPEMKARVCEKSVVFEPISADVSFASNRFPSYKLGPDDQIIDEPEEDEKGPSVKDVVDKETRALSDQHKRLSVRDLACKFDKNLAAASKLVAEAKSKEVNSLEGHVMLKKLRDALEAMRGRMDGRNKDSVEKAISMVESLAVTLTQHEGGLIQERFEVKKLASFLKQASEDAKKLVNQERSFACAEIESARDLVMRLGGEFNESERCSKASQDQGPNVEKLVEEVQEARRIRLMHQPTKVMGMKHEIHDLKSQIQEKSAYSVKLQREIGRIKRVEGSKSCPYVLDGAQSLGSCLRIRASSESASDVSKCSVQWYRAASESSRREAISGANRSVYAPEPYDVGRVIQAVVLSNAQKFTVTTDGPINTASGLQSRVESLMRKSNSEFTVVISQMNGQEHASRSHVFTVGKTRIKLSRGWITKAREIYSNSMQMCGVRDNANVPAKTLFWQPRKGLTFLLTFESEQERNAAIVLSRKYAYDCSVTLVGPDD, encoded by the exons atgaTGATCAGTCAAGCGAGCTGTTTTTGGGAAGAGAGACTCAAAAATCACAACAAGACCAAAG ATAAGATCCTGACAATGACTAAAGTATGTCCTGAAATGAAAGCAAGAGTGTGTGAAAAATCGGTAGTGTTTGAACCTATTTCAGCAGATGTGAGCTTTGCTTCTAATAGATTTCCATCATACAAGTTAGGACCTGATGATCAGATCATTGATGAGcctgaagaagatgaaaaaggTCCATCTGTTAAAGATGTCGTTGACAAAGAGACACGAGCTTTGTCAGATCAACACAAGCGTCTTTCAGTTCGTGACCTCGCTTGCAAGTTCGACAAGAACTTAGCTGCAGCTTCTAAACTAGTTGCCGAG GCAAAGTCGAAGGAGGTGAATTCATTGGAAGGACATGTTATGCTAAAGAAACTTAGAGATGCTTTAGAAGCCATGAGAGGTCGTATGGATGGGCGTAACAAGGACTCAGTAGAAAAAGCAATCTCCATG GTTGAGTCACTAGCCGTTACGTTAACTCAACATGAAGGTGGGCTAATTCAAGAAAGGTTTGAAGTGAAGAAACTTGCAAGCTTCCTCAAGCAG GCTTCAGAAGATGCTAAGAAGTTAGTAAACCAGGAAAGGTCGTTTGCTTGTGCTGAAATCGAGAGTGCAAGGGATCTTGTGATGAGACTTGGTGGGGAATTTAATGAAAGTGAGCGTTGTTCTAAGGCTTCTCAAGATCAAGGACCT AATGTGGAGAAACTAGTTGAGGAAGTTCAGGAGGCTAGAAGAATCAGACTGATGCATCAACCAACCAAG GTGATGGGCATGAAACATGAGATTCATGATTTAAAGAGTCAAATTCAAGAGAAGTCAGCATATTCAGTTAAACTTCAAAGAGAG ATAGGAAGAATCAAGAGAGTGGAAGGGTCCAAGTCATGTCCGTATGTTCTTGATGGTGCACAAAGTCTTGGCTCGTGTCTAAGAATACGTGCCTCCTCAGAGAGTGCTTCAGATGTTTCCAAATGTTCAGTCCAGTGGTACCGTGCAGCATCTGAGTCTAGTCGAAGAGAAGCTATCTCTG GTGCCAACCGATCGGTGTATGCTCCAGAACCGTATGATGTTGGGAGGGTAATACAAGCAGTCGTTCTTTCTAATGCCCAGAAGTTCACTGTTACAACCGATGGTCCTATTAATACTG CTTCTGGCTTGCAATCGCGGGTTGAATCACTCATGCGCAAATCCAACAGTGAATTCACA GTGGTTATATCACAGATGAATGGGCAAGAACATGCGTCAAGATCCCACGTTTTTACTGTTGGAAAGACGAGGATAAAGCTGTCCAGAGGATGGATCACAAAGGCCAGAGAAATATATTCAAACTCCATGCAG aTGTGTGGAGTGAGAGACAATGCAAATGTTCCTGCAAAGACATTGTTCTGGCAACCACGAAAGGGTTTAACTTTCTTGCTGACTTTTGAGTCGGAGCAAGAACGTAATGCAGCCATTGTTCTCTCCCGGAAATACGCATATGATTGCAGT GTCACTCTGGTTGGTCCAGACGATTAG